The nucleotide window CGACCGCGTTGACCGTCCCGTCGGGCGCGAAGATCATGTTGTTCGGTTTGAAGTCCCCGTGTGCGATTCCCACGGGGCTGCCCGCCGGATCCGGCATCGCCTGGGCCAGAACGTCGTGGACTTCGTGGATCATGGGCGTTTCGCGCATGGAGATCTGCTCGACTTGGCCGATCCAGCGTCTCAGCTGACGTTCGATGAGCCCGCCGGGCCGGCGCAGATCCGACAGCCCCACCGCGTCGACGTCGACGGCGTGGATGGCGGCCAGGGCATCGACCATGCCGAATGCGCAGTCGCGTCGGTTCTCGGCCGGAATCGATTCCCAGTCGGTCGGTGTATGGATCGGCAGTCCCGGGCAGTGGTCCATGAAGACGAAGGGAACGTCGAGGACTTCCGGGTCGTCGACGATCTCGAGGACGTTCGGCACCGGAACGCCGCTGCCGCTGAGCGCGGCCATGATCCGGCCCTCCCGTGCGACGTTGTGCGCACTGCCGCCTTCATGGCCCAGCGGCGGACGGCGCAGCACCCAGCGAGGAGAACCGTCGACAGTGATCGTGAACGTGAGGTTCGAACGGCCGACGGACATCACCTCGACGCCGAAATCACTGATTCCGAATCTCTGCTCGATCCATCTGCCGATGCTGTGCGCATCGAATCCTGCCGGTGCCTGCGTCATCCTTGACCTTCC belongs to Brevibacterium spongiae and includes:
- a CDS encoding phosphotransferase family protein, which gives rise to MTQAPAGFDAHSIGRWIEQRFGISDFGVEVMSVGRSNLTFTITVDGSPRWVLRRPPLGHEGGSAHNVAREGRIMAALSGSGVPVPNVLEIVDDPEVLDVPFVFMDHCPGLPIHTPTDWESIPAENRRDCAFGMVDALAAIHAVDVDAVGLSDLRRPGGLIERQLRRWIGQVEQISMRETPMIHEVHDVLAQAMPDPAGSPVGIAHGDFKPNNMIFAPDGTVNAVVDWELTAVGEVLTDLGYFIAMLTVPEEFTSIWVPRPEDGFPTSAELIDRYQAVSGHEVHDVDYYSAFAMWKLACIREGVYTRLATGKMGDLDLDPEAAGEGVEDLARQALELLEKP